CTTCTTAGAGGAAAATGTGTCTCATCCCTATCAGCTGTCGCCATTCATCTTCCCAAGGGCCTCAGAAGAAGGAATTAAGTTTGACTGAACAGGCCTCAGAGTTAGGCCCTGGCTGCTTGATTGGCTGAGGGGGAGAGTTCGCTTTTCTCATTCAGAAACCAAGGTGCTGTGTCTAGTCAGGGAGCCTTGGAGATGCCTGGACTAGTTGGAGGAATCGTTGGCAGAGGATCAGAGACCAGCAGCAGGCCGTCTGCCCTGTCTAGAGCTCTTCCCCTCAACTTGTCTGGGCCCATCTGGGGGTTGCCACACAACACCTaacttacctttttctttttttttttttttttttttgagacggagtcttgctctgtagcccgggctggactgcagtggccggatctcagctcactgcaagctccgcctcccgggtttacgccattcccctgcctcagcctccagagtagctgggactacaggcgcccgccacctcgcccggctagttttttgtatttttagtagagacggggtttcaccgtgttagccaggatggtctcgatctcctgacctcgtgatccgcccgtctcggcctcccaaagtgctgggattacaggcttgagccaccgcgcccggccaacttacCTTTTTCTGAAAGAAGTTGGGAAGCCATCATCACTAGAGGCCTTTGCTCGGAGAGGAGCTGCCTGAGGAGTCTCAGGGGTTGGGGGGACGGGGCTAGGAATCGACCAGGGCTTTGCCTGCCGCCCTCAGCAGTGTCGAGTACGTTCCGACCTCACCTGCAGCTGGGCTGTGGATTCTTCCTGCCATTCAGATGTGAGCTGTTTTGGGAGTCAGCTAGTATGGAGTATGAGATGCAACCCAGACCCCAAACCTACATTCTGGACTCAAATTCCAAAACACCGCTTTACTGTAAAGAGGAGGCCCCTGGCACTCCATCTCCCTGCCCTTCACTGTCCCTCAGACCTGGGGAGGGGGCCTGTGACCACCTGAGACGCTCGTGACACTGCCCCACCCTAGCCACCTCCActtgcttcctcctccttccctctgctgCTCTTTCCCCATGGCCCAGAATTTAGCTGCTCTGACAGCCACTTTTGAGACCAGCTGGCTTTGCAGTCACTTCAGAGAGCTGGAGCGGCTGCCCACTGGGCCCTGACTGGGAGTCGCCTGCCAGCTCCTGATCAGGCACTGCGCCCTGGTGGCAGTGATGACTGGGAGTCCTCTACCAGCTCCTGACCAGGCGCTGCACCCTGGTGACAGTGAAGCCATGTTGCTGTCATCTCCACCTCTGCGTTCTTGCTGCCTGTGGGTCCTTCTTCTTTCATGGAGCCTGCTGGGTCTTGTCTCACTTGTGCTGAGCTCATCTGGGgttttgatttattctttcctTATCAGGCCTTTTGGGGTAAGCCTGCTGGTTGCACCTGACATAGGGAGGCAGTTAGGGGCAGTCCCTGGTGGGCCCGCCCTGGCAGCCTCCTGCTGGCACCATCGTGTGCCTGGTTTCCCTGCAATGTCTGCCTCTCTGTCCCTGCTGCTGCTTGGCTCAGGCCCAATAGGCAGTGTGCATGGGGGCGGTTGCACACAGCTGTTTCCCTGAGGGTGACCGTGTCTGCAGCGCACTTCTGTCTCCGCATGCACGGCTGCCTCTCCAGCCACCTCTGATACTTCTCTCGGGGCCATCAGAGCCTCCCTTGGGCTCTCACCTCTCAGCTCACACACTCTTCGTGGTTTCCTCCCTTCATTCCCTTACAGGGCGTGGTCCTTCTTACTTATCTAAAGGGCTGAATTTAGGAGACTTTTTACCCAGGGGCAAAAGGCTCCTAGGGTAATGGGATGGATGGTGGCCCAGGTGCATTTTCCAGGGCCTGGGTTCTCCAGATCCCGTGGCGTCTGTTGAGTGGAGGCAACTTTGCTCTGTGTGAACCTCGCCCCTGTCCCTCGGCTGGGTGCTCCTGTCCCTCGGCCGGGCACCCTTGGCAGGAAGCAGGACTCCCATTCTCACCCTAACTTAGACTGTCCTCTGAGTCAGCTCCTCTCCAAGACGGGAGTGGGCGGCCCTGGGCAGTCTTCTGGCCCCCTTGCTAAAGTGAGAGGCAGGAAGCTGGGGCTGCCCTCCAGACAGCCAGGGTAGGAACTCTGAAAAATAGCTCCTCTAAATGGAAGCAGGGCTCCCCAGTTCCACTTGGCACCCCCTCCCACAAGGCCCTTTCTTCCTGAGGACCCCAGATCCCTACCCCTTCCCCAGCAGCCTTTGGGCCCTCACCTCTCTCTGATGTCCGTGGGTCCTCAGCCCAGGGTGAACTGCAGTCAGGCAGGGTGGGATGGGCAGGCCAGAGGTCAGCCAGCTCCTAGCAGAGAAGAGCCAGCCAGACCCCAACCCTGTCTCTTGTCCATGCCCTTTGTGATTTCAGTCTTGGTAGACTTGTATTTGGAGTTTTGTGcttcaaagtttttgtttttgtttgtttggtttttgttttgagggggtgggggggataCAGAGCAGCTGatcaatttgtatttatttattttaacattttactaaATAAAGCCAAATAAAGCCTCTCAGCCTCATGGTGTTGGGTTtggggcaggggagggtgggCAGGACACATTCCAGTCCCAGCCTCTGCCCTCCCTGACTGGCTATCTGAGGGTTGGGGGAGTGCTTGCCCTTAAGGGCCCAGGCCCTCCTGTGACCCCAGCTGGATGTAGCACCTCCCTTACGCACTGACACCCTAGCCCCAGAGTGCCCCTGCTCCCCCAAACCAGGAGGAACacaaaaaggattttttaaaactttaattatgAAAAAGGGATGAACGATTGAAGATGGGGGAACCAGCCCCAAACTGACTGGGGCAGAGGGAGACCAGACCCCAGCCAAACAATAGCAGCAAGGGGAAGACCCCACCCCACAGATGCTCCGCCCCAGCCCTTCCCAGAGaccttaaataatttaaatagcagGGATGGCGGAGGGCAGGCTGGGTTGCCCTGGTGTCTGCCCAATGCTAAGACAAGGGGCAGCGCctgcccagcctcagcctcagtctCGGGCGGGGCTCTGGGGCTGCTGCAGGGCCGGGAGGTATTTGAGGGCAGCAGCCCCATGGTGGCGGGACAAGTCCTGGTGGAATTCGTCCTTGAGGGCCTGGAGGCAGTCACGATAGGTGGGGCTGGAGCGGAAGCGGGAGATGTCCAGGCTTGGAGCATGGGGCAGATGGATGGTGAAGGCCTCGGGCAGCACCAGGAGCTCATATTCCTGCAGGGTGGGGCAGAGGAGCAGTGGCTGCCTGGCTTGCCTGGCCTGCGGGGAAGGTGCAGCTCCCGAAAACAGGCTTACCCTGTAGCCCCTGAGAGCTAAAGCAAGGGCCAAAGGGCAGATGATTTTAGTTCTACAGAAGGAGGATATTTCTAACAGTGCCGCCTAGCAGTGTGGTCCCCCATGCAGGTGTCATGAGTTCCCTGGACCTGGAGGTGCTCGAATCAAAGGTGGTGGCAGCAAGCTGCCCTCCTCACCTGGGCATCCAGCTCCACAATGTGAGCCACCTTGTTCCAGCCGAAGCCCACAAAGCGAGGGTCATAGCGGGGACAGTCACGTGGCACCACCACGTAGGGTTCATAGTCGGCCGCCCATTGTACACGGTAGGGGGCCTGAGCTTCCCGCCAGCGGGCATAGTCTGTGGGTGCGTGGCCCCGGGGCCACTCGTGGTACCTGTGCAGCAGGGTCAGGTGGGAGCCAGGCTGAGGCTAGGAGCTTGTGGGTAGTGGGGGCCAGTGTGGGCAAGTGAGTGGAGTGGGCAGAGAAGTAGCCTCTCCTACCTGAAGGTGTAGAGAGCGCCCACATCCAGCAAGGCCAGCAGCTCCACCTTGGAATGGGGGAAGCTGAAGCGGTAGCGCAGGGTCTCGAATGCCGGCACCACCAGCGCTGCCTTTCGCTGGCTGCCCAGCCCCAACTGCTCAATGGAGGCCCTGAGGAGGAGCACCCATGAGCAGGGGAGAAGAGTGGAGCCTCCAGGACTGGGCCAGTGACCCTCATCAGGGCATTAGCCACAGGACCCGTCCACCATGGGCCATCTTGCCCAATGCGACGGGTGGATACAACCACAGGTGGAGCCGCTGTTGAAGCTGGCCCTAGCCTCCCTGTTGACAGCCTAGAGAAACAGCCTAATACAAACCCCACTTGACAGAGgccactgaggcccagaaaggagcAGGGACATGGAAGCCTGGGGTCCCACGTGTGCCCTGTCCACATCTAACCCATACActgttcccctccctgcctgcTGGCCCACCTGAGGTAGTCGTAGAGAGAATAGGCAGGCAGGAAGTCAATGTCACTGAGGAAGACGTAAGGTGTGAGGGCCTGGGCCAAGGCCACGTTGCGGAGCTGGTTGACAGGGTACAGGGGCCCCTCCCGGTACACCACGTGGTAGGCCACGTCCTGCCGGGCAGCAAGCACTGGTGAGGCCTCGATGAAACGCAGGAACTGCTGAGCTTCTGCATCTGTCATGTACAAGGCCAGGCTCATGGGGCCAGGCCAGTGCCTGCACAGGGCTTCCAACATCTGCAGCCTATGGGGAGGGGGAGGTCAGCACAGCTCTGCCCTTCTTGCACAGCTCAGGGAGGCCTGGAAAACCACCCCAGTTAGCTGCTGCTGCCACCTCCTCAAGTGACTTACTGAGCACCCTTCAAATACTTACAGAGCCAATCTGATTGAATCTTCACAACTACCCCCACCAGGTGGGTACTGTCTCATTTGAGAGAGAAAACTAAGGGCCAGAGATACGAAGACTTGCCCATGGTCCCACAGCGACCGAGGGACAGCTCCGGGCATCTGAATGACTCCAGAGCCCAAGCTCTTTCCACCATATCCAATGTCTCCAACTTCTGGAACTCCCTGAGGGCCAGGCAGCTCACTACCACAGCATCAGGCTGCCAGATGGAACCCCCTCTCAGAAATGTCCAACCCAGCCCATGCCATACTCCCTGGGCTGCCCTCTGCACCCTCACCGGTCCATGGACAGCTGGGCCACAAGGGTGACATCGTGAggccgggggggtggcggctcATGGGGCAGGAAAGTGACGTGCACACGGTGCACAGTGAGCTGCTGCTGCCGGAATTCAAAGCAGGGGTCTTCCTCGTCGAGTTGGGCCAGGGCCTGCTGCAACTGAGGGGATAAGGGGTGACAAGGACCAGGGGTAGGGCAGAATGACACATCCCCCAGACAAGGCTGGGTCCCACCAAAGCAGAGAGGAGCAGGGGAAGGTAGCTCCTTCGCACCTGCTCAGCACCAGGCGGGGGCTGGCTGGGGCACCCAAAGAGCTCTCTCCGCAGCAGGTTCCCATCGTACTCCAGGAAGGTCAGGTAGAAATTGCGGAAGAATTCCACGTGCTTGTTCTTCACCTGAAGCTTCTTTGGCGAGTTCCAGTGGATCACCTGGGACCCGGGAGGGTGTTGGGGCCATGGGAGCAGGGAGCAGGAGTCCCCATCCATGGCCCCCCACCACCATGCAGCCTCCTGTCCCACTCACCTTGAGGTCAGACGCCGCAGAGTAGCAGCGCTCGGCCAGTGTGTGATCTGACAGCTGCACGTTCCAGACgcaaggcagaggctgcactaGCCCCGGATGCTCCTTGATCACAGCGTTGAAGATGTCCTGAGCAGAGACACCCATCacaccccagcccccagcctgccACACCCCACCCGGCA
Above is a genomic segment from Chlorocebus sabaeus isolate Y175 chromosome 1, mChlSab1.0.hap1, whole genome shotgun sequence containing:
- the LARGE2 gene encoding xylosyl- and glucuronyltransferase LARGE2 isoform X2; its protein translation is MLPRGRPRALGAAALLLLLLLLGFLLFGGDLGYGRLRRAAALDGDPGAGPGDHNRSDCGPPPPRPSKCELLHVAIVCAGHNSSRDVITLVKSMLFYRKNPLHLHLVTDAVARNILEMLFHTWMVPAVRVSFYNADELKSQVSWIPNKHYSGLYGLMKLVLPSALPAELAHVIVLDTDVTFASDISELWALFAHFSDTQAIGLVENQSDWYLGNLWKNHRPWPALGRGFNTGVILLRLDRLRQAGWEQMWRLTARRELLTLPATSLADQDIFNAVIKEHPGLVQPLPCVWNVQLSDHTLAERCYSAASDLKVIHWNSPKKLQVKNKHVEFFRNFYLTFLEYDGNLLRRELFGCPSQPPPGAEQLQQALAQLDEEDPCFEFRQQQLTVHRVHVTFLPHEPPPPRPHDVTLVAQLSMDRTWPTTWCTGRGPCTLSTSSATWPWPRPSHLTSSSVTLTSCLPILSTTTSGPPLSSWGWAASERQRWWCRHSRPCATASASPIPRWSCWPCWMWALSTPSGTTSGPGATHPQTMPAGGKLRPPTVYNGRPTMNPTWWCHVTVPAMTLALWASAGTRWLTLWSWMPRNMSSWCCPRPSPSICPMLQAWTSPASAPAPPIVTASRPSRTNSTRTCPATMGLLPSNTSRPCSSPRAPPETEAEAGQALPLVLALGRHQGNPACPPPSLLFKLFKVSGKGWGGASVGWGLPLAAIVWLGSGLPLPQSVWGWFPHLQSFIPFS
- the LARGE2 gene encoding xylosyl- and glucuronyltransferase LARGE2 isoform X5; the encoded protein is MLPRGRPRALGAAALLLLLLLLGFLLFDGRLRRAAALDGDPGAGPGDHNRSDCGPPPPRPSKCELLHVAIVCAGHNSSRDVITLVKSMLFYRKNPLHLHLVTDAVARNILEMLFHTWMVPAVRVSFYNADELKSQVSWIPNKHYSGLYGLMKLVLPSALPAELAHVIVLDTDVTFASDISELWALFAHFSDTQAIGLVENQSDWYLGNLWKNHRPWPALGRGFNTGVILLRLDRLRQAGWEQMWRLTARRELLTLPATSLADQDIFNAVIKEHPGLVQPLPCVWNVQLSDHTLAERCYSAASDLKVIHWNSPKKLQVKNKHVEFFRNFYLTFLEYDGNLLRRELFGCPSQPPPGAEQLQQALAQLDEEDPCFEFRQQQLTVHRVHVTFLPHEPPPPRPHDVTLVAQLSMDRLQMLEALCRHWPGPMSLALYMTDAEAQQFLRFIEASPVLAARQDVAYHVVYREGPLYPVNQLRNVALAQALTPYVFLSDIDFLPAYSLYDYLRASIEQLGLGSQRKAALVVPAFETLRYRFSFPHSKVELLALLDVGALYTFRYHEWPRGHAPTDYARWREAQAPYRVQWAADYEPYVVVPRDCPRYDPRFVGFGWNKVAHIVELDAQEYELLVLPEAFTIHLPHAPSLDISRFRSSPTYRDCLQALKDEFHQDLSRHHGAAALKYLPALQQPQSPARD
- the LARGE2 gene encoding xylosyl- and glucuronyltransferase LARGE2 isoform X3, which translates into the protein MLPRGRPRALGAAALLLLLLLLGFLLFDGRLRRAAALDGDPGAGPGDHNRSDCGPPPPRPSKCELLHVAIVCAGHNSSRDVITLVKSMLFYRKNPLHLHLVTDAVARNILEMLFHTWMVPAVRVSFYNADELKSQVSWIPNKHYSGLYGLMKLVLPSALPAELAHVIVLDTDVTFASDISELWALFAHFSDTQAIGLVENQSDWYLGNLWKNHRPWPALGRGFNTGVILLRLDRLRQAGWEQMWRLTARRELLTLPATSLADQDIFNAVIKEHPGLVQPLPCVWNVQLSDHTLAERCYSAASDLKVIHWNSPKKLQVKNKHVEFFRNFYLTFLEYDGNLLRRELFGCPSQPPPGAEQLQQALAQLDEEDPCFEFRQQQLTVHRVHVTFLPHEPPPPRPHDVTLVAQLSMDRTWPTTWCTGRGPCTLSTSSATWPWPRPSHLTSSSVTLTSCLPILSTTTSGPPLSSWGWAASERQRWWCRHSRPCATASASPIPRWSCWPCWMWALSTPSGTTSGPGATHPQTMPAGGKLRPPTVYNGRPTMNPTWWCHVTVPAMTLALWASAGTRWLTLWSWMPRNMSSWCCPRPSPSICPMLQAWTSPASAPAPPIVTASRPSRTNSTRTCPATMGLLPSNTSRPCSSPRAPPETEAEAGQALPLVLALGRHQGNPACPPPSLLFKLFKVSGKGWGGASVGWGLPLAAIVWLGSGLPLPQSVWGWFPHLQSFIPFS
- the LARGE2 gene encoding xylosyl- and glucuronyltransferase LARGE2 isoform X4; the protein is MLPRGRPRALGAAALLLLLLLLGFLLFGGDLGCKRRKRGGRAGAPGCFPGPLMPRVPPDGRLRRAAALDGDPGAGPGDHNRSDCGPPPPRPSKCELLHVAIVCAGHNSSRDVITLVKSMLFYRKNPLHLHLVTDAVARNILEMLFHTWMVPAVRVSFYNADELKSQVSWIPNKHYSGLYGLMKLVLPSALPAELAHVIVLDTDVTFASDISELWALFAHFSDTQAIGLVENQSDWYLGNLWKNHRPWPALGRGFNTGVILLRLDRLRQAGWEQMWRLTARRELLTLPATSLADQDIFNAVIKEHPGLVQPLPCVWNVQLSDHTLAERCYSAASDLKVIHWNSPKKLQVKNKHVEFFRNFYLTFLEYDGNLLRRELFGCPSQPPPGAEQLQQALAQLDEEDPCFEFRQQQLTVHRVHVTFLPHEPPPPRPHDVTLVAQLSMDRLQMLEALCRHWPGPMSLALYMTDAEAQQFLRFIEASPVLAARQDVAYHVVYREGPLYPVNQLRNVALAQALTPYVFLSDIDFLPAYSLYDYLRASIEQLGLGSQRKAALVVPAFETLRYRFSFPHSKVELLALLDVGALYTFRYHEWPRGHAPTDYARWREAQAPYRVQWAADYEPYVVVPRDCPRYDPRFVGFGWNKVAHIVELDAQEYELLVLPEAFTIHLPHAPSLDISRFRSSPTYRDCLQALKDEFHQDLSRHHGAAALKYLPALQQPQSPARD
- the LARGE2 gene encoding xylosyl- and glucuronyltransferase LARGE2 isoform X1, with the translated sequence MLPRGRPRALGAAALLLLLLLLGFLLFGGDLGCKRRKRGGRAGAPGCFPGPLMPRVPPDGRLRRAAALDGDPGAGPGDHNRSDCGPPPPRPSKCELLHVAIVCAGHNSSRDVITLVKSMLFYRKNPLHLHLVTDAVARNILEMLFHTWMVPAVRVSFYNADELKSQVSWIPNKHYSGLYGLMKLVLPSALPAELAHVIVLDTDVTFASDISELWALFAHFSDTQAIGLVENQSDWYLGNLWKNHRPWPALGRGFNTGVILLRLDRLRQAGWEQMWRLTARRELLTLPATSLADQDIFNAVIKEHPGLVQPLPCVWNVQLSDHTLAERCYSAASDLKVIHWNSPKKLQVKNKHVEFFRNFYLTFLEYDGNLLRRELFGCPSQPPPGAEQLQQALAQLDEEDPCFEFRQQQLTVHRVHVTFLPHEPPPPRPHDVTLVAQLSMDRTWPTTWCTGRGPCTLSTSSATWPWPRPSHLTSSSVTLTSCLPILSTTTSGPPLSSWGWAASERQRWWCRHSRPCATASASPIPRWSCWPCWMWALSTPSGTTSGPGATHPQTMPAGGKLRPPTVYNGRPTMNPTWWCHVTVPAMTLALWASAGTRWLTLWSWMPRNMSSWCCPRPSPSICPMLQAWTSPASAPAPPIVTASRPSRTNSTRTCPATMGLLPSNTSRPCSSPRAPPETEAEAGQALPLVLALGRHQGNPACPPPSLLFKLFKVSGKGWGGASVGWGLPLAAIVWLGSGLPLPQSVWGWFPHLQSFIPFS